The following proteins are co-located in the Candidatus Margulisiibacteriota bacterium genome:
- a CDS encoding phosphatase, with product MKIRADLHTHSIGSGHAYSTIDEMALAARQRGLKILAITDHAPQMPGGAHEYFFYNLRALPEYLHGVRILRGAEVNIIAKNGALDLEPEMLASLDVVVASAHAVTTPEDLSRKQNTEMYLRVIANQHVDILGHIENPIFKLDYETVIAAAQEYGKLVEINTASFGLARHGSYNNCLEIMRILREHNMPVVINSDAHVAARVGEVSKAMSVALAQGIKPENILNLNAQKTAEWLKVKL from the coding sequence ATGAAAATCAGAGCAGATTTGCACACACACAGTATTGGCAGCGGGCACGCTTACTCTACCATAGACGAAATGGCTTTGGCCGCCAGACAGCGCGGCTTAAAAATCCTGGCGATCACCGATCACGCGCCGCAGATGCCGGGCGGAGCGCATGAGTATTTTTTTTACAATCTGCGCGCTTTGCCGGAATATCTGCACGGCGTGCGGATCCTGCGCGGCGCGGAAGTCAATATCATTGCCAAAAACGGCGCGCTGGATCTGGAGCCGGAAATGCTGGCCTCGCTCGATGTGGTGGTGGCGTCCGCGCACGCTGTGACCACGCCGGAAGATTTGAGCAGAAAACAAAATACCGAAATGTACCTGCGGGTCATTGCCAATCAGCATGTGGATATTCTCGGCCATATTGAAAATCCGATCTTTAAGCTGGACTACGAAACCGTCATCGCCGCCGCGCAGGAATACGGCAAGCTGGTGGAAATTAACACCGCCTCTTTTGGCCTCGCGCGGCACGGCTCGTACAACAACTGTCTGGAAATTATGCGCATCTTGCGAGAACACAATATGCCGGTGGTCATCAATTCTGACGCGCATGTCGCCGCGCGGGTCGGTGAAGTATCTAAAGCCATGTCAGTCGCTCTGGCACAGGGCATCAAGCCGGAAAATATTTTGAATTTGAACGCTCAAAAAACAGCGGAGTGGCTGAAAGTAAAACTTTAA
- a CDS encoding restriction endonuclease subunit S: MMSKQLMDCKWKEFRIGDIFEVYTGSLLPKKELRSGKIPRITASETNNGVVGTFATSSHKNFRQLSNFISISFLGGVFYQPYLASLDMKIHAVKIKGKYLTKYTAHFLVTALHKTVAGFSYGDQLSSTDLPSKKILLPIDKNDQPDWQFMEDYMKQKKKVLIGEYKRYLTVAPPPPLEKIDRPPKWKEFVLSYIFEIKATSSSIDKSKLNGKSGKIPYITRTDKDNGYDGFIGKQEKYSFDNGNVISVGLDTQTAFYQPIAFYTGQNIQVVSNKYLNRYAAMFVILLLKRLMTKFSWGGNGATLTRLKRSKILLPVAKSGEPDYEYMTNYMRRLERKQLKCYVDYLTS, encoded by the coding sequence ATGATGAGCAAGCAACTAATGGATTGTAAATGGAAAGAATTCAGGATCGGTGATATTTTCGAAGTCTATACCGGATCATTATTGCCTAAAAAAGAATTGCGTAGTGGAAAAATCCCGAGAATTACCGCAAGCGAAACAAACAATGGAGTTGTTGGAACTTTCGCTACATCTAGCCATAAAAATTTCCGCCAATTATCAAATTTTATATCAATATCATTTCTTGGCGGAGTTTTTTATCAACCGTATTTAGCAAGCCTTGATATGAAAATTCATGCTGTAAAAATAAAAGGAAAATATTTAACTAAATATACTGCACATTTTTTAGTTACAGCGTTACATAAGACTGTTGCTGGTTTTTCTTACGGTGATCAATTATCTAGTACTGATTTACCAAGTAAAAAAATCTTATTGCCAATTGATAAAAATGATCAACCTGATTGGCAATTTATGGAAGACTATATGAAACAAAAAAAGAAAGTTTTAATTGGTGAGTATAAGCGATACTTAACAGTTGCCCCCCCCCCCCCCCTAGAAAAAATAGATAGACCGCCAAAGTGGAAAGAATTTGTTTTATCTTATATTTTTGAAATCAAGGCAACGAGTAGCAGTATTGATAAAAGTAAATTGAACGGAAAGAGCGGGAAAATACCATACATTACTAGAACGGATAAGGATAATGGTTATGATGGCTTTATTGGAAAACAGGAAAAATATAGTTTTGATAATGGGAATGTGATTTCTGTTGGGCTGGATACACAAACTGCTTTTTATCAACCGATAGCGTTTTACACAGGCCAGAATATTCAAGTGGTTTCTAACAAATATCTAAATCGATATGCTGCGATGTTTGTAATTCTGTTATTGAAACGGTTAATGACAAAATTTAGTTGGGGTGGTAATGGGGCAACTTTGACCAGATTAAAAAGGAGCAAAATATTACTACCAGTTGCCAAATCCGGCGAGCCTGACTATGAATATATGACCAACTATATGCGTCGCTTGGAAAGGAAACAACTAAAATGCTATGTGGATTATTTAACAAGTTGA